The Halorhodospira halophila SL1 genomic sequence GGCGCCCAGAAACTCGGCCAGCCGGTTCCGGACTCGAACTTGGTACGGGAGGAGAACAGGGCCGAGTTGCAGCAAACGCAGCGGTACACACCGCTGCGATCACAGTGGTAGTAAGCCCCGCTGAACGGCGTCTCGGTGCTGCCCTGCCGCGTCACCGCGAACTGCTCCGGCGTGAGCACTTCCCGCCACTGCGCCTCACTCTTCTCGATCTTGGCCACACACCACCCCTTTTCGAAAGCCAGGCAGACCCCTGAATGGGGCGACCTCGCCCCACCCTATCCCCTCAACATAACCGTGGATAGGACGATCAGCCACCCGGATGCCATCCGCGCAGGCATGGGGCTATATTAAAGGCAGAACATCCGCACAGGAGCAGCGCCCAATGGCAGCCAAAGCGGTTCATGATCTGCCGAATGAAGTCGAGGTCATCGAGCACCAGTGGATCCCCATGCGCGACGGCACCCGCCTCTCGGCGCGCATCTGGAGACCAGTGGGCGCCGAACAGACCCCCGTTCCGGCCGTGCTCGAGTTCATCCCTTACCGCAAGCGCGATATCAAGCGTATGCGCGACACCCAGATCCACCACTACTTCGCCGCCCACGGCCACGCCGGGGTACGGGTTGATCTGCGCGGCAGCGGAGACTCCGAGGGGGTACTGACCGACGAGTACCTGCTCCAGGAGCAGGAGGACGCTGAGGACATCCTGAGCTGGCTCGACGAGCAGCCTTGGTGCACCGGGGACGTGGGCATGATGGGTATCTCCTGGGGCGGCTTCAACGCCCTCCAGGTGGCTGCCCGACGCCCGCCGCAGCTCAAGGCGGTGATCGCTGTAGCCGCGACAGACGACCGCTACGCCGACGATGTCCACTACAAGGGCGGGTGCCTGCTCAACGACAACCTGTCGTGGGCATCGGTGATGCTCGCCTTCAACTCCATGCCCCCGGACCCGAAGATCGTTGGCGAACGCTGGCGGGAGATGTGGATGCAGCGCCTGGAAGACAGCGGCCTGTGGGTGAAACGCTGGATGAGCCACCCGCAGCGGGACGATTACTGGCGGCACGGCTCCGTCTGCGAAAACTACAGCGCCATCCAGGTCCCGGTGATGATCGTCTCCGGCTGGGCGGACGGCTATCCCAACCCGGTCTTCCGATTGGTGGAAAACCTGCAAGCCCCGTGTAAGGGACTGGTGGGCCCTTGGAGCCACATCTACCCGCACATGGGGCTGCCCGGCCCGCAGATCGGCTTCCTACAGGAGGCCTTGCGCTGGTGGGATCAATGGCTGCTCGGCGAAGAGCGGGGCATTCTGGAGGAGCCACCCCTGCGGGTCTGGATGCAGGATAGCGTGCGCCCGCGCACCCAGTACGCCAGTCGCCCCGGCCGCTGGGTGGCCGAACCGGGTTGGCCCTCTCCCAATATCCACTGGACCCGGTTGCAGCTCTCGCCGCGGCACATGCAATGGCCCGGTGAGGCCCCGCCGGAGACCGACGCGGACAAGCCGGTCTCCATCCAGTCCCCCCTGTCATTGGGGCTGTTCGGCGGGAAGTGGTGCTCCTACAACAACGGCCCCGACCTACCCTACGATCAACGCGAGGAGGACGGCGGCGCCCTGATCTTCGATACACAACCGCTGGAACAGGCGGTGGAGATCCTCGGTGCGCCGATGGTCGAGCTGGAGCTCGAATCCAGCCGGCCAGTGGCCCAGGTCGCCGTGCGGCTCTCCGACGAGGCGCCGGACGGCAAGGCCACCCGCGTCACCTATGGCGTCCTCAACCTCTGCCACCGCCACGGGCACGACCAACCCGCGTATCTGGAGCCGGGCGTGCGCGAACGGGTACGGGTCCCACTGGACCATATTGCGCAATCGTTCCCGCGCGGCCACCGCATCCGCCTGGCCGTTTCGACTTCCTACTGGCCCCTGGCCTGGCCACCGCCGCAAGCGGTGCGCCTCACCCTCTACCCGGATCGATGCCACCTGGAGCTGCCCGTGCGACCGCCGCGAGAAGAGGATCGCGGACTGCCCGCCTTTGATGAGGCCGAGGCGGCACCGCCTCCGGCGTCGACGGCCCTGGAACACGGCCACGGCAACTGGATCGTCTCCCGCGACCTGGCCCGGGACGAATCGACGCTGCACGTCATCGAGGACGACGGCCGGGCGTACCTGGAAGACGTCGACCTGGAGATCGAACGCTCGGCGGACGAGTGGTACCGGGCCCGGGGCGACGACTTCACCTCGCTGAGCGGCGAAGTCATCCATCGACGCCGGCTGCGCCGCGGCGACTGGTCGATCTACACCGAAACCCGCACCCTGCTCATCTGCGACGAGGGCCACTTCCGCATCCACGCGACCCTCGACGCCTACGAGAACGGGCTGCGCGTCTTCGCCAAGACCTGGGATGAACGGGTGCCGCGGGCCTTCCTCTAGATCCCCGGATACCCGCGCCCCACCGGGAGGCTCAGACCGCCTCGGTCGCCGCGCCGACCAGCGCCGGCAGGATCTCGCCGGCGCTGCCGCGCAGACTCCAGTCCGCCACCGGGGTCAGCGGCGTCGGCTCGCGGTTAACCTCCAGCACCGGGATGTCCCGCTCCAGGGCCTCGAGGGGCAGGGATGCGGCCGGCTGAACCAGCGACGAGGTGCCGACGGACAGCACCAGGTCCGCCTCCCGTACGGCCGCCACCGCGGCCTCCACCGTGCCTTCAGGCAGAGCCTCGCCGAACCAGACCACATCAGGGCGAAGCAACCCGCCGCTACACGGGCAACGCGGGAGCTCGGGGGCATCGCTGGCCCCATCCACCGCTCCCTCGAAGACACGATCGCGGTGGATATTGCCGTGCAGCTCGGTAACCTGCTGGCTACCAGCGCGCTGGTGCAGACCGTCCACGTTTTGTGTGACGACCCGCAGACCGCCAAGCTGGCGCTCCCAGTCGACGAGGGCGCGGTGCCCGGCGTTGGGCTGGGCCTGCTCAGCCAGGCGCCGACGCTGCGCATACCACGCCCAGACTCGACGGGGATTGCGCCGGAAGGCCTCGGGCGTGGCCAGTTCGCCGGGGTCGAACTGCTCCCAGTACCCGGTCTGCGCATCTCGAAAGGTGGGGACGCCGCTCTCGGCCGAGATGCCGGCTCCGGTCAGGGCGACAATCCGCTGCGCCCGGTGAAGCACCTGCCTCAGCCGCTTTTCAATATGCGTCACGTGCGATTTCCTCACCAGCCATCAGGGAAAAGGTCGCGCAAGTGGTGTAGTCTGCGACGCTCCCTCCGATTCGACAAGAGCCGCGGGTGTCCACCACCGTCGGGGCCAGATCCCCTACAATGACGCGCTCACCCCGGAATGGTAGACGCTATGAGCGAGATCATCCTGATCAACGTGTCCGGCGAGGATCAGCCCGGACTGACCTCTTCGCTGATGGGCATCCTGGCCGAGTACGACGTCGACATCCTGGACATCGGGCAGGCCATGATCCACGACACCCTGTCCCTCGGCATCCTGATCGAGGTCCCCGAGCAGAAGGACGTCTCCCCGGTGCTCAAGGATGTGCTCTTCCACCTCCACGACGCGGGGATGCAGGTGCGCTTTACCCCGGTGGCGCAGGAGCAGTACGAACATTGGGTGCGCGGCGCCGGCAAACCGCGGCACATCATCACCCTGCTCGGCCGCAGCGTGAGCGCCGAACAGATTGCCCGCATCTCCAGCGTGGTCACGGCCCAGGGGCTGAACATTGAGGACATCGTGCGCCTCTCCGGGCGCCGCCCGCTGCACCTCGAGGGGCGCCGGTCACGAGCGTGCGTGGAGCTAACGGTGCGCGGTCAGCCCGTCGACACCGATGTTATGAAGCGGGACTTCATGGAGATCTCCCAGCACCTCGGGATCGACATCAGCTTCCAGGAAGACAATCTGTACCGGCGCAACCGGCGCATGGTCGCCTTCGATATGGACTCGACGCTCATCCAGCAGGAGGTCATCGACGAGATGGCCAAGGCGGCCGGCGTTGGCGACGAGTGCGCGCGGGTCACCGAACAGGCCATGCGCGGCGAGATCGATTTCCGCGAGAGCTTGCGCCAGCGCGTCCAGCTCCTGGAGGGGCTGCCCGAAGACACCCTGGAGCGGGTGGCGCAGAGCCTGACGCTGACCGAGGGCGCCGAGCGGCTCATGCGCACCCTGAAGGCGTTCGGCTACGTCACCGCGATCATCTCCGGCGGCTTCACCTACTTCGGGCGCCACCTGCAAAAGCACTTGGGCATCGATTACGTCTACGCCAACGACCTGGAGATCGTTGACGGGCGGCTAACCGGGCGGGTGCAAGGCGAGATCGTCGATGGGCCGCGCAAGGCCGAGTTGCTGCGCAAGATCGCCGAAGACGAGGGCCTGGCCTTGGAGCAGGTCATTGCCGTCGGCGACGGCGCCAACGACCTGCCCATGCTGCGCCTGGCCGGGCTTGGGATCGCCTTCCACGCCAAGCCGGTGGTCCAGGAGAGCGCACGGCAATCGATCTCCACCCTCGGCCTCGACGGCACGCTGTACCTGATGGGTATCAAAGACACCGACACCCCGGCCTGAGGCCGCCAGCCCGTGACCCCGGTGCGGCCTTCCGGCGGGCGCACCTCGGGGGCTATAGTGGCCGTGGTTGCTGCCATCCATCGCCGACGGAGACCCCATGGCGCACCGCGCTCGCCGCCTCCTGGCTGCTCTGGTCATCGGTCTGGTCTGCGCGCCCGGCCCCCTGTCCGCCGGCTCGCCGGGGGGCGTGGTCGTGCCGTTGGTCTTCTACACCCCGGAGACCGGCGTAGCCGGCGGCGCCACGGCGGTTGCCTTCCGCCAGCGCACACTGACTACGGGTGCCGAGGGCAGCGACACGCTCAGTCTGGTCGGGTTCTATACAGCAGAACGCCAGTATCTGGCCGCCGTCAGCGGCCGCGCCTACTTCGCGGATGGGCGGTGGCTGGTCGCCAACAGCACGACCCTCAGCGAGTTTCCCCGGGATTACTACGGGCAGGGCCGCCTCAGCAGCGAGGCTGACGAAGAGTCGTACACCCCGCTTCGGCGCAGCAACAGCCTGCGCCTGCAGCGGTGGATCGGCGGCCCCTGGTACGCCGGTGTGCGCTGGGACGCCGGTCGTTACGACCTGGAAGACGTGGAGGCAGGCGGCGAGGTGGAGGCGTATTACGAGGACCGCCGACTCCCGGAGGAGAACCGCCTGCACGGGCTCGGTGCCGTCCTCTCCCAGGATACCCGCAGCGGCCCGTTCTTCCCCACCGCCGGCAGCCGCACGGAACTCGCCGCAGTGGCCTTCCCCGAAGGCTTCGGGGCCGATCAGTCATTCAGCACCCTGGAGCTCGACCACCGCCACTATCTCGGCATCGGCGAACGGCACGCGGTAGCGCTGCAGTTCGTCGGCGAATACGCCGGCGATGACGCCCCCCTGCCCTTCCAGCCCCGGCTCGGCGGAACCAGCCTGCGAGGATTCTACGAGGGCCGATACACCGACAACGTGTTGCTCGCCGGACAGGCCGAGTGGCGATTCCCCATCGCCCGGCGCTGGCAGGGTGCCGCCTTCGTGGGCGCCGGTGAGGTCTTCCCGAGTCTGTCCGACGCCTCGACCGAGCACCTGAAGTACGGCCTCGGCGGCGGTCTGCGATACGTGCTCGTACCGGACGCGGGCATCCACCTGCGTCTCGACTTCGCCCGCGGGTACGCCCGGGGGGCGGCCGAGGATGGCGACGGCCTGGCCGTCTATTTCAACCTGGGCGAGGCGTTCTGACCTGGCGCGGCGAATGGGCGCGGCCGACTGTCACGCCCGCTTGACGCCAGGGATCAGGCCTCCTTACTGTACCGTCATGTCCGGGGCAGCTCATCCTCAGTCCGCGCGCACGCGGCCGCGTCTCGCCACGGTGTTCGAGATCATGCATCCGATCACCTGGTTCGCGCCGATGTGGGCATTCGCTTGCGGCGTCATCTCGGCGGGTGTCGCGCCCGAGGGAATCCACTGGCTCATGATCGCCGCTGGCGTCCTGCTAGCCGGTCCGCTGGTCTGTGGTACCAGCCAGATCGTGAACGACTGGTACGACCGCCACGTGGACGCCCTCAACGAACCCGACCGCCCGATCCCTTCGGGGCGAATGCCCGGGCAATGGGGCCTCTACCTAGGGATCGCCACGACGGGCCTCGCGCTGCTGGTCGCAGCGGCCCTCGGACCGGTGGTCTTCCTGGCCGCCTGCGTCGGCCTCTTTCTGGCCTGGGCCTACAGCGCACCACCGCTGCGTCTCAAGCGCAACGGCTGGATCAGCAATGCCGCCGTGGGTCTTTCCTACGAGGGGCTGCCCTGGGTCACCGGCGCGGCGATCATGGCCACGGGCCTGCCCGACTGGCGGATCCTGATCGTGGCCCTGCTCTACAGCATCGGCGCCCACGGCATCATGACCCTCAACGATTTCAAGGCGATCGACGGCGACCGGCAGATGGGGCTCAAGACCGTGCCCGTCCACCTCGGGGCGCAGAACGCCGCACGCCTGGCCTGTGTGGTCATGGCCCTGCCGCAAGTGGCAGTGATCAGCCTGCTGCTTGCCTGGGATCAACCCTGGCACGCCCTGATTGTCGGTGGCCTGCTCGCCGCTCAGTTGCTGCTCATGGTCCGCTTGCTGCGTGATCCCAAGGCGTACGCCCCCTGGTACAACGCCACCGGCACCACCCTCTACGTGCTCGGTATGCTGGCTTC encodes the following:
- the msrB gene encoding peptide-methionine (R)-S-oxide reductase MsrB, translating into MAKIEKSEAQWREVLTPEQFAVTRQGSTETPFSGAYYHCDRSGVYRCVCCNSALFSSRTKFESGTGWPSFWAPVDDDQVVIREDRSLGMVREEVLCATCDAHLGHVFADGPPPTQLRYCINSVALQLDEESAPE
- a CDS encoding CocE/NonD family hydrolase gives rise to the protein MAAKAVHDLPNEVEVIEHQWIPMRDGTRLSARIWRPVGAEQTPVPAVLEFIPYRKRDIKRMRDTQIHHYFAAHGHAGVRVDLRGSGDSEGVLTDEYLLQEQEDAEDILSWLDEQPWCTGDVGMMGISWGGFNALQVAARRPPQLKAVIAVAATDDRYADDVHYKGGCLLNDNLSWASVMLAFNSMPPDPKIVGERWREMWMQRLEDSGLWVKRWMSHPQRDDYWRHGSVCENYSAIQVPVMIVSGWADGYPNPVFRLVENLQAPCKGLVGPWSHIYPHMGLPGPQIGFLQEALRWWDQWLLGEERGILEEPPLRVWMQDSVRPRTQYASRPGRWVAEPGWPSPNIHWTRLQLSPRHMQWPGEAPPETDADKPVSIQSPLSLGLFGGKWCSYNNGPDLPYDQREEDGGALIFDTQPLEQAVEILGAPMVELELESSRPVAQVAVRLSDEAPDGKATRVTYGVLNLCHRHGHDQPAYLEPGVRERVRVPLDHIAQSFPRGHRIRLAVSTSYWPLAWPPPQAVRLTLYPDRCHLELPVRPPREEDRGLPAFDEAEAAPPPASTALEHGHGNWIVSRDLARDESTLHVIEDDGRAYLEDVDLEIERSADEWYRARGDDFTSLSGEVIHRRRLRRGDWSIYTETRTLLICDEGHFRIHATLDAYENGLRVFAKTWDERVPRAFL
- a CDS encoding SIR2 family NAD-dependent protein deacylase, with the protein product MTHIEKRLRQVLHRAQRIVALTGAGISAESGVPTFRDAQTGYWEQFDPGELATPEAFRRNPRRVWAWYAQRRRLAEQAQPNAGHRALVDWERQLGGLRVVTQNVDGLHQRAGSQQVTELHGNIHRDRVFEGAVDGASDAPELPRCPCSGGLLRPDVVWFGEALPEGTVEAAVAAVREADLVLSVGTSSLVQPAASLPLEALERDIPVLEVNREPTPLTPVADWSLRGSAGEILPALVGAATEAV
- the serB gene encoding phosphoserine phosphatase SerB is translated as MSEIILINVSGEDQPGLTSSLMGILAEYDVDILDIGQAMIHDTLSLGILIEVPEQKDVSPVLKDVLFHLHDAGMQVRFTPVAQEQYEHWVRGAGKPRHIITLLGRSVSAEQIARISSVVTAQGLNIEDIVRLSGRRPLHLEGRRSRACVELTVRGQPVDTDVMKRDFMEISQHLGIDISFQEDNLYRRNRRMVAFDMDSTLIQQEVIDEMAKAAGVGDECARVTEQAMRGEIDFRESLRQRVQLLEGLPEDTLERVAQSLTLTEGAERLMRTLKAFGYVTAIISGGFTYFGRHLQKHLGIDYVYANDLEIVDGRLTGRVQGEIVDGPRKAELLRKIAEDEGLALEQVIAVGDGANDLPMLRLAGLGIAFHAKPVVQESARQSISTLGLDGTLYLMGIKDTDTPA
- a CDS encoding BamA/TamA family outer membrane protein, which translates into the protein MAHRARRLLAALVIGLVCAPGPLSAGSPGGVVVPLVFYTPETGVAGGATAVAFRQRTLTTGAEGSDTLSLVGFYTAERQYLAAVSGRAYFADGRWLVANSTTLSEFPRDYYGQGRLSSEADEESYTPLRRSNSLRLQRWIGGPWYAGVRWDAGRYDLEDVEAGGEVEAYYEDRRLPEENRLHGLGAVLSQDTRSGPFFPTAGSRTELAAVAFPEGFGADQSFSTLELDHRHYLGIGERHAVALQFVGEYAGDDAPLPFQPRLGGTSLRGFYEGRYTDNVLLAGQAEWRFPIARRWQGAAFVGAGEVFPSLSDASTEHLKYGLGGGLRYVLVPDAGIHLRLDFARGYARGAAEDGDGLAVYFNLGEAF
- the chlG gene encoding chlorophyll synthase ChlG, encoding MSGAAHPQSARTRPRLATVFEIMHPITWFAPMWAFACGVISAGVAPEGIHWLMIAAGVLLAGPLVCGTSQIVNDWYDRHVDALNEPDRPIPSGRMPGQWGLYLGIATTGLALLVAAALGPVVFLAACVGLFLAWAYSAPPLRLKRNGWISNAAVGLSYEGLPWVTGAAIMATGLPDWRILIVALLYSIGAHGIMTLNDFKAIDGDRQMGLKTVPVHLGAQNAARLACVVMALPQVAVISLLLAWDQPWHALIVGGLLAAQLLLMVRLLRDPKAYAPWYNATGTTLYVLGMLASAFALGGMLGGSA